A stretch of the Drosophila sulfurigaster albostrigata strain 15112-1811.04 chromosome 2L, ASM2355843v2, whole genome shotgun sequence genome encodes the following:
- the LOC133850748 gene encoding ubiquitin carboxyl-terminal hydrolase CYLD isoform X2, whose translation MDDIPLTVLEFNIQTDTDDYDYDYEDRSSANYQELHEIPGTKLVVGSLVEVIDAGICADLYGVIRWIGITPDSPHITVGIEVEDDPNLRNLHTSDGTYNGVRLFQCREGGAVFVPSNKCTNDRRFIESEGSQAASMMSTDTNAVKFGHVDCPSVLGAIAPLRIHNMEELEATCGKFKGIQGHHNSCYLDATLFSMFTFTSVFDSILYRRQGPQDISHYSEVQNVLRDEIVNPLRKNVFVRADRVMKLRKLLDQLSSVSGLTSEEKDPEEFLNSLLSQIMRVEPFLKLSSGQDSYFYQLFVEKDERLTFPTVQQLFEQSFHSSDIKLKEVPSCLIIQMPRFGKSFKMYPRILPSQVLDVTNIIEDSPRHCAVCGNLAEFECRECFGCLQTDSGLESTAFCDQCVNTIHKHEKRMKHVWKELSIPRDYKAMVNHISHVPRIFMELFAVVCIETSHYVAFVKTGSGPDAPWCFFDSMADRKGEKNGYNIPEMISVPELPQWLSDDGAKVINEHYSKDKDLPEHAKRLFCDAYMCMYQSTEVMMYH comes from the exons ATGGATGATATTCCGTTGACAGTTTTGGAGTTCAATATACAGACAGACACCGACGATTATGACTATGATTATGAAG ATCGAAGTAGCGCAAACTATCAGGAATTGCATGAAATACCAGGCACAAAACTAGTTGTTGGCTCATTAGTTGAGGTGATCGATGCTGGAATATGTGCTGATTTATATGGCGTCATTCGTTGGATCGGTATTACCCCGGATTCGCCACACATTACGGTGGGAATCGAAGTTGAAGATGATCCCAATTTGCGCAATCTACACACATCCGATGGCACTTACAACGGCGTTcg TTTATTTCAGTGCCGCGAGGGTGGCGCTGTCTTTGTGCCATCAAACAAGTGCACCAACGATCGCAGGTTTATTGAATCCGAGGGCAGCCAAGCGGCCAGCATGATGTCAACCGATACTAACGCCGTCAAGTTTGGGCATGTTGATTGCCCGTCTGTTTTAGGCGCTATCGCACCATTAA gAATACATAATATGGAGGAACTTGAGGCAACGTGTGGCAAATTTAAAGGCATTCAAGGACATCATAATTCCTGCTACTTGGATGCAACATTGTTTTCCATGTTCACATTTACAAGCGTTTTTGATTCTATACTGTATAGACGACAAGGTCCTCAG GACATTTCGCACTACAGTGAGGTGCAGAATGTTTTGCGGGATGAGATTGTTAATCCGTTGCGCAAGAATGTCTTTGTGCGTGCCGATCGAGTGATGAAACTTCGTAAATTATTGGATCAATTGAGTTCCGTTAGTGGTTTGACCAGTGAGGAAAAGGATCCCGAGGAGTTCTTAAACAGTTTATTATCGCAAATAATGCGGGTGGAGCCATTCCTAAAA ttgagCTCTGGCCAGGATTCGTATTTTTATCAATTGTTTGTGGAGAAAGATGAGCGATTGACATTTCCGACAGTTCAGCAATTGTTTGAGCAGAGCTTCCATTCGTCCGACATCAAGTTAAAAGAAGTGCCGTCGTGTCTGATTATACAAATGCCCCGATTTGGCAAAAGCTTCAAAATGTATCCACGTATTTTGCCTTCACAAGTACTGGACGTTACAAACATCATTGAAGATT CCCCTCGTCATTGTGCGGTTTGTGGCAATCTGGCTGAATTTGAATGTCGCGAATGTTTTGGCTGCTTACAGACCGACAGTGGTCTTGAGTCGACCGCATTTTGCGATCAATGCGTTAACACTATTCATAAACATGAAAAAAG AATGAAACATGTATGGAAGGAGCTATCCATACCAAGGGATTACAAAGCAATGGTCAACCACATCTCACATGTGCCACGTATATTCATGGAACTATTTGCCGTTGTCTGTATTGAAACGTCACATTACGTGGCATTTGTGAAGACGGGATCGGGACCAGATGCGCCATGGTGTTTCTTTGACTCAATGGCTGATAGAAAAG GTGAAAAGAACGGATACAATATACCTGAAATGATATCCGTTCCGGAGTTACCGCAGTGGTTGTCGGACGACGGAGCGAAAGTTATTAATGAACATTATTCAAAGGACAAAGACTTACCTGAACACGCCAAGCGTCTTTTTTGTGACGCCTACATGTGTATGTACCAAAGCACGGAAGTTATGATGTATCACTAA
- the LOC133850748 gene encoding ubiquitin carboxyl-terminal hydrolase CYLD isoform X1, whose product MDSNSNNYSKYALITRGAELITYVNAANSEYSTDTPELFQLFVEAGTFIKIYETIEGEKCIVQLVDFLSNVNTQLYECKISDVLPVSEDFWPYVISIANPGRRLRLVRNKEQCRWVLNLKEKDTLSVPGELFKKDIRFDCIIRYIGPVEELNPVGYFFGLEILQPNVCSPQIDSIPFAKNYLDCEAPLTIFTTADRITRVPDELSNKLSPRKLINETFDKITAIVPSVLNIPSRYQGGNNKPLYSNDSVPKRHNKHYSNNNELSNNNNYKTLPVKVSHQASEKDATLQSKNSQLEQNIRTLNNPTTMSNLKEKEIIVINQSDIEESTKNENVIVIDNAHDNKNVDLAELLGTNWPANAGGAAGILNGKTLDNKFEKPVAYPKKKEFAERLISPIDQKPVVGNTDRSSANYQELHEIPGTKLVVGSLVEVIDAGICADLYGVIRWIGITPDSPHITVGIEVEDDPNLRNLHTSDGTYNGVRLFQCREGGAVFVPSNKCTNDRRFIESEGSQAASMMSTDTNAVKFGHVDCPSVLGAIAPLRIHNMEELEATCGKFKGIQGHHNSCYLDATLFSMFTFTSVFDSILYRRQGPQDISHYSEVQNVLRDEIVNPLRKNVFVRADRVMKLRKLLDQLSSVSGLTSEEKDPEEFLNSLLSQIMRVEPFLKLSSGQDSYFYQLFVEKDERLTFPTVQQLFEQSFHSSDIKLKEVPSCLIIQMPRFGKSFKMYPRILPSQVLDVTNIIEDSPRHCAVCGNLAEFECRECFGCLQTDSGLESTAFCDQCVNTIHKHEKRMKHVWKELSIPRDYKAMVNHISHVPRIFMELFAVVCIETSHYVAFVKTGSGPDAPWCFFDSMADRKGEKNGYNIPEMISVPELPQWLSDDGAKVINEHYSKDKDLPEHAKRLFCDAYMCMYQSTEVMMYH is encoded by the exons atggaCTCTAATTCCAACAACTATTCGAAATATGCGTTAATAACGCGTGGAGCTGAACTCATTACATATGTCAACGCTGCTAATTCGGAATATTCAACAGACACCCCAGAAttgtttcaactttttgtAGAGGCTGGCACCTTTATAAAGATATATGAAACAATTGAAGGTGAAAAGTGCATTGTGCAATTAGTTGACTTCCTTAGCAATGTGAACACGCAGCTCTACGAATGTAAAATAAGTGATGTGCTGCCAGTGTCCGAAGATTTTTGGCCATATGTGATAAGTATTGCCAATCCGGGGCGTCGTTTGCGTCTGGTGCGCAATAAGGAGCAGTGCCGTTGGGTACTTAACTTGAAAGAGAAGGATACCCTAAGTGTACCTGGCGAGTTGTTTAAAAAGGACATACGATTCGATTGCATTATACGCTACATTGGTCCAGTGGAGGAATTGAATCCCGTTGGTTATTTCTTTGGACTGGAAATTCTG cAACCCAACGTTTGTTCACCACAAATCGACAGCATTCCTTTTGCTAAAAACTATTTGGATTGCGAAGCTCCGCTAACAATATTTACCACAGCTGATCGCATAACTCGTGTTCCGGATGAGCTAAGCAATAAATTATCTCCTCGGAAATTAATCAACGAAACCTTTGACAAAATCACAGCTATTGTGCCATCGGTTTTAAATATTCCAAGCAGGTATCAAGGCGGAAATAACAAACCGTTGTACAGTAATGATAGCGTGCCTAAAAGGCATAACAAGCattatagtaataataatgagttatctaataataacaactacaaaacTTTACCTGTGAAAGTTTCACATCAGGCCAGTGAAAAGGATGCCACACTTCAAAGTAAGAATTCACAGCTTGAACAAAATATACGCACTTTAAATAATCCGACCACAATGAGTAATCTCAAAGAAAAGGAAATCATTGTTATAAACCAGAGCGACATTGAAGAGTCCACCAAAAATGAGAATGTCATTGTGATCGACAATGCTCACGATAATAAAAACGTGGATTTGGCCGAATTGTTGGGCACAAATTGGCCGGCTAACGCTGGAGGAGCTGCTGGGAttttaaatggcaaaacaCTTGACAACAAATTTGAGAAACCAGTTGCGTATCCTAAGAAAAAGGAATTTGCCGAAAGACTTATTTCACCGATCGATCAGAAGCCTGTGGTGGGCAATACTG ATCGAAGTAGCGCAAACTATCAGGAATTGCATGAAATACCAGGCACAAAACTAGTTGTTGGCTCATTAGTTGAGGTGATCGATGCTGGAATATGTGCTGATTTATATGGCGTCATTCGTTGGATCGGTATTACCCCGGATTCGCCACACATTACGGTGGGAATCGAAGTTGAAGATGATCCCAATTTGCGCAATCTACACACATCCGATGGCACTTACAACGGCGTTcg TTTATTTCAGTGCCGCGAGGGTGGCGCTGTCTTTGTGCCATCAAACAAGTGCACCAACGATCGCAGGTTTATTGAATCCGAGGGCAGCCAAGCGGCCAGCATGATGTCAACCGATACTAACGCCGTCAAGTTTGGGCATGTTGATTGCCCGTCTGTTTTAGGCGCTATCGCACCATTAA gAATACATAATATGGAGGAACTTGAGGCAACGTGTGGCAAATTTAAAGGCATTCAAGGACATCATAATTCCTGCTACTTGGATGCAACATTGTTTTCCATGTTCACATTTACAAGCGTTTTTGATTCTATACTGTATAGACGACAAGGTCCTCAG GACATTTCGCACTACAGTGAGGTGCAGAATGTTTTGCGGGATGAGATTGTTAATCCGTTGCGCAAGAATGTCTTTGTGCGTGCCGATCGAGTGATGAAACTTCGTAAATTATTGGATCAATTGAGTTCCGTTAGTGGTTTGACCAGTGAGGAAAAGGATCCCGAGGAGTTCTTAAACAGTTTATTATCGCAAATAATGCGGGTGGAGCCATTCCTAAAA ttgagCTCTGGCCAGGATTCGTATTTTTATCAATTGTTTGTGGAGAAAGATGAGCGATTGACATTTCCGACAGTTCAGCAATTGTTTGAGCAGAGCTTCCATTCGTCCGACATCAAGTTAAAAGAAGTGCCGTCGTGTCTGATTATACAAATGCCCCGATTTGGCAAAAGCTTCAAAATGTATCCACGTATTTTGCCTTCACAAGTACTGGACGTTACAAACATCATTGAAGATT CCCCTCGTCATTGTGCGGTTTGTGGCAATCTGGCTGAATTTGAATGTCGCGAATGTTTTGGCTGCTTACAGACCGACAGTGGTCTTGAGTCGACCGCATTTTGCGATCAATGCGTTAACACTATTCATAAACATGAAAAAAG AATGAAACATGTATGGAAGGAGCTATCCATACCAAGGGATTACAAAGCAATGGTCAACCACATCTCACATGTGCCACGTATATTCATGGAACTATTTGCCGTTGTCTGTATTGAAACGTCACATTACGTGGCATTTGTGAAGACGGGATCGGGACCAGATGCGCCATGGTGTTTCTTTGACTCAATGGCTGATAGAAAAG GTGAAAAGAACGGATACAATATACCTGAAATGATATCCGTTCCGGAGTTACCGCAGTGGTTGTCGGACGACGGAGCGAAAGTTATTAATGAACATTATTCAAAGGACAAAGACTTACCTGAACACGCCAAGCGTCTTTTTTGTGACGCCTACATGTGTATGTACCAAAGCACGGAAGTTATGATGTATCACTAA